Within Synechococcus sp. NB0720_010, the genomic segment CACCCCGATCTTTGCGATCGCGCGCACCGCAGGCTGGCTGGCCCACTGGAAAGAACAGCTCGGTGCCAACCGCATCTACCGGCCCACGCAGATCTACACCGGCTCCAGCGGCCGCGATTGGCAGCCGATCGAAGGCCGTTAAGGGCTGCGCCGGCCTAAGTTGCCCCCATCAACAGACCACCCATGGTGATCGCCAATCCCGCTGTCGTGAGTGCCGGGCTCGACCTTGAGGCCAGCTTCACGGACGTGCTGCAGGGCTTCGGCTTGTCGCCGGGGATGGCCCACCTGCTCTGGCTGCCGCTGCCGATGCTGGTGGTCCTGGTGGCTGCCGTCGTTGGCGTGTTGGTCAACGTCTGGCTCGAGCGGAAGATCTCGGCGGCCGTTCAGCAGCGGATCGGCCCCGAATACGCCGGTGCCCTGGGCATCCTTCAGCCCCTCGCGGACGGCCTGAAGCTGCTGTTCAAAGAGGACATCATTCCGGCCCGAGCCGACGGCCTGCTCTTCACCCTGGGCCCGGTGCTGGTGCTGGTGCCGGTGATCCTGAGCTGGTTGGTCGTGCCCTTCGGCCAGCACCTGCTGATCAGCAACGTCGGCGTCGGCATCTTTCTCTGGATTTCCCTGAGCAGCATCCAGCCCATTGGCTTGCTGATGGCTGGCTACGCCTCCAATAACAAGTACTCCCTGCTCGGTGGCTTGCGGGCCGCCGCCCAGTCGATCTCCTACGAGATTCCCCTCGCCTTGGCGGTGCTGGCCGTGGTGATGATGAGCAACTCCCTCAGCACGGTTGACATCGTCAACCAGCAAACCGGCGCCGGGATCCTCAGCTGGAACATCTGGCGCCAGCCCGTCGGTTTCGTGATCTTCTGGATCTGCGCCCTGGCCGAATGTGAGCGCCTTCCCTTCGACTTGCCGGAGGCTGAAGAGGAGTTGGTGGCTGGCTACCAGACCGAATACGCCGGCATGAAGTTCGCCCTCTTTTATCTGGGCAGCTACATCAACCTGGTGCTCTCCGCCCTGCTGGTGGCGGTGCTCTACCTGGGTGGCTGGGGCTTCCCGCTTCCCGTCGAGTGGGTGGTGAACCTGACGGGTCAGCCGATCGACGCTCCCCTGGTGCAGGTGATCACCGCCACCACCGGAATCGTGATGACGGTCCTGAAGGCCTACCTGCTGGTGTTCTTCGCGATCTTGCTGCGCTGGACCGTTCCCCGGGTGCGCATTGACCAGTTGCTGGACCTGGGTTGGAAGTTCCTGTTGCCGGTCGCCCTGGTCAACCTGCTGGTGACCGCTGGTCTGAAGCTCGCGTTCCCGGCCTTCTTCGGCGGTTAATTCCCCACCGCCACCCCCCTTTGCCAGGTCGCCAGGCCATCATGGTGCCGGCGCCACCGCCCCTTCCCACCACTCCATGTTCGGGTTCCTCAAGAAAGTCGGTGACTACACCCGCGATGCGGTGGGTGCGGCCAACTACCTCGCCCAGGGGCTTTCGGTCACCTTTGACCACCTTCAGCGCAGGCCGATCACGGTTCAGTACCCCTACGAAAAACTGATTCCGTCGGAGCGCTACCGAGGCCGAATCCACTACGAGTTCGACAAGTGCATCGCCTGTGAGGTGTGTGTGCGCGTCTGCCCGATCAACCTGCCGGTGGTGGATTGGGTGATGAATAAAGCCACCAAGAAAAAGGAACTGCGCAACTACTCCATCGACTTCGGGGTGTGCATCTTCTGCGGCAACTGCGTCGAGTACTGCCCGACCAACTGCCTCTCGATGACCGAGGAGTACGAGCTGGCGGCCTTCGATCGCCACAGCCTGAACTACGACAACGTCGCCCTCGGCCGTCTCCCCACCAGCGTCACCAGCGACCCAGCGGTCTTGCCCCTGCGGGAGCTGGCCTATCTGCCGAAAGGGGAGATGGATCCCCATGGCGTGGATTCCAATCGTCCGCGGGCCGGCAAACTGCCCGCTGACGTCCTCAAGACCCTGCCGAAGGAGGAGAACGCCTGATGACCATTGCTTCCTCCACGCAGTTCATCTGCTTTGTCTTCCTCTCAGCAGCGGTCGCCATTGGCGCCCTTGGCGTGGTCCTGCTGCCGAGCATCGTCTATTCCGCCTTTCTGCTGGGCGGCGTGTTCCTCTCGGTTGCCGGTCTCTATCTGCTGCTGAATGCCAGTTTCGTGGCGGCCGCCCAGGTGCTCGTCTACGTCGGTGCGGTCAACGTCCTGATCCTGTTCGCGATCATGCTCGTGAACAAGAAGGAAGACCTGGCGGCGATCCCTGGCCTGGCCGTGCGTCGCTTCCTCTCTGGTGCAGTGTGCGCTGGTTTGTTTGCCCTGCTGCTGCGGGTGGCCTTCACGACCCCCTGGGCCCTGCCCGGCCCGACCCCCATTGGCGAAGAGGCCACCATTCGCATCGGTGAGCACCTCTTCAGCGACTACCTGCTGCCATTCGAGCTGGCGTCAGTCCTGCTGTTGATGGCGATGATTGGCGCGATCGTCCTGGCCCGCCGCGATGTCTTCAGCACCGATGTGGTCACCGGCGAACCCGCTGATCAGGGTTTGATCGAGAAATCCCGCACGCCCCTGCTCCTGGAGAAAACCAACTGATGTCCATCGAGCTGCCCACCACCGTTCCTCTCCAGGGCTATCTCGCCTTGGCCGCCATCCTGTTTTGCACGGGTGTCTGGGGACTGATCAACAGCCGCAACGCCGTGCGGGTGCTGATGAGCATCGAGCTGATGCTTAATGCGGTGAATATCAACCTGATGGCCTTCTCCAGCTACCTCGATGGCCAGCTGATTCGCGGACAGGTCTTTGCGATTTTCGTCATCACCGTGGCGGCTGCTGAGGCTGCCGTTGGCCTTGCGATCCTTCTCTCTCTGTATCGGAACCGTGAAACGGTGGATATGGAGCGTTTCAACTTGCTGCGTTGGTAGCCAGGCTGGGCGCGAGCTCAGCTCTGGCTTATGCGCCTTGAGACCGTTTGGTTGATCCATCGAGCGGCCAGCCAGGCTGCCCTGCGCCAAGCCCGGCGTTGTGCCCAGATCTTGCGCGATCAAGGCGTCAAGGTCGCCGTGGCCATGAGTGGGGCCAGTGCGAACCCCTTCCCCGGACTCTTGGCGGATGAGGGGAGTCCGCCCGATTTGGCCGTGGTGCTGGGCGGAGACGGAACGGTCCTTGGGGCTGCGCGGCACCTGGCGTCCCTGGATGTGCCGATCCTCTCGTTCAACGTCGGCGGTCATTTCGGCTTTTTGACCCAGGAGCGCAAGCTGCTGGGCCATGGCCATGAAGCCGAGGGTTCCTTCGATCTCTGGCAGCGACTTCGGGACGATCGCTTTGCCCTCGAGCGGCGCATGATGCTCGAGGCGCGCACCGACAGCAGCGACACGGTGCATACGGCCCTCAATGACCTCTACCTGAGGCCCGGGATCGATGAGGTCACCCCCACCTGTGTCCTGGAGTTGGAGATTGATGGGGAGGTGGTCGATCAGTTCCGGGGGGATGGCTTGATCATGTCGACCGCGACTGGCTCAACGGGGTATTCGATGGCTGCCGGCGGCCCGATCTTGCATCCCGGTGTTGAGGCGATTGTGGTGAACCCGATCTGTCCGATGAGCCTCTCCAGCCGTCCGTTGGTGGTTCCCCCCCGGGCGCAGTTGGCGGTCTGGCCGCTGGGTCCCTCCAACAGTCGGGTGCGCCTCTGGAAGGACGGGGCCTTCGCGGCGGTGCTGGAGCCCGGGGATCGCTGTGATGTGCGCCGCTCCCCCCATCACGCCTTGATGGTGTTGCTGGAGCAGAGCCCCTCCTACTACCGCACCTTGACCCATAAGTTGCATTGGGCCGGCAGTTTGACGGCCGCCGAGCCGTCTCCCAACTAGAGCAAGCCCATGGCCCTCGAGATTGAACGCCGCTTTCTGGTCGCCGGTCAGCAGTGGCGCTCCGTGGTGTCTTGGCAGCGGGACTTCGCCCAGGGGTACCTGCCGAACTCCTCCCAGGCGATGACCTCGCGGGTCCGCCTGGCTGGCGTCGATGAGGCCTGGCTGACGCTCAAATTTCCCGCCGGCGGAATCGCCCGGCAAGAGTTTGAGTACGCGATTCCGGCGGCCGATGCTTCGGCGTTGCTCGAGCGCTGCGAAGCCCAGCTGATCAAGCGTCGCTTCGGCTTGGATTTACCGGGTGGGGACTGGGTTCTGGATGTCTTTGCAGGGGAGAACGCCCCCTTGGTGCTGGCCGAAGTGGAACTTGAGCGGGCCGATCAGGCCGTGGAGATCCCGGATTGGTGCGTGCGGGAGATCACCGGGCTGGGCCAATTCAGCAATGCGGCCTTGGCAAGCCATCCCTGGGCCCGCTGGAGCGAGGCGGAGCGGACCCCCTGGCTGGAGCACAGCTGAGCTGCCTTAGGATTTGCTTAAGGATTGACCAGGTTGTTCGTTGCTCGGCCTTTACGACCAAGACGGAGTGCTCCGCTGCTGTGGGCTGGATCAGGCCGAGTGCCTCGCCTACGCCGAGCTCTTTGCCCTGGGCGAGGGTGCCTTCAGTATTGAGCCGCTGTTCGCGGCGGGGGAGTCGGGAGCTAGTCCTCGTCCCCAGGCAGGTTGCAGCAATTGAAGCCGTCGCGGCAGATCTTGCCGTGATCCATCGCCCAATTCAGTAGCGCCACGCGGTTCTTGGCGCCCGTTTTGGTGAAGACGTTGCTGACGTGGTTGTCCACGGTGCGTTTGCTGATCATCAGGTTCTCGCCAATCTCCTGATTGGTGAGGCCTTGGGCGACGAGTTGGATGATCTCCAGTTCGCGCTCGGAGAGGTCCATGGGGGAATGGCCGAGGCTGCTTCGATCAGTCATCCATGCCCCGAGACGCCTTGTCACTGTAGGCAGCCGATCCCATCTGGGCATGGCAGCGATGGTTAATGATGGGCCCTGTTAAGCAAGGTTGTTTTGCGGCTACAGCAGGCGCTTGAGGCGGGCCAGTTTGCCCTGACGGCAGAGGTGATGCCCCCCCGTGGCGGGGAGATCAAGCGGACCCTTGAGCACGCCGCGTTGCTGAAGGACTGGGTGCACGCCGTGAACGTCACCGATGGCAGCCGCGCCGTCATGCGGATGAGCAGCCTGGCGGTCTGTCGGCTGTTGCTAGACGCCGGTGTCGAGCCGGTCTGGCAGCAGGCCTGCCGGGACCGCAATCGCATTGGTCTGCAGGCCGATCTGCTGGGGGCCCATGCCCTGGGGATCAGAAATATCCTCTGTCTGACGGGGGACCCGGTTCGGGCGGGAGATCAACCGCAGGCCCGGCCGGTCAACGAGTTGGAGTCGGTGCGCTTGCTCAAACAGGTGGCGGCCTTTAACCGCGGTGAGGATCCGGTGGATGGCCCCCTGCCGGATGGTCCAACGGACCTGTTCGCCGGTGCAGCGGCCGATCCGCAAAGCCCCAGTTGGAGTGGCCTGAGCAGCCGAATCCGCCGGAAGCAGCAGGCGGGGGCTCGATTCGTGCAGACCCAGATGGTGATGGATGAGGACTGCCTGAAGCGTTTCGTCGATGAGATCACCGCACCCTTAGGACTGCCGGTACTGGCGGGGGTGTTTCTCCTGAAATCGGCGAAAAACGCCGCCTTCATTAACCGCGTCGTTCCCGGAGCCTGTATTCCTCAAGCGATCATTGATCGACTGGCCGCCGCGAGCAATCCAGCGGACGAGGGAATCACCATCGCCGCGGAACAGGTCCGTCGCTACGCCCAAACCTGTCAGGGGGTTCACCTGATGGCCGTGAAGGCCGAGGAGCGCATTCCCCTGGTCCTGGAGAGGGCGGGATTCAGCTCGCGCTGCTGATCGCTAGATCGGTGCCGAGCAGGTCGGCCATGGCCTTCTGTTGCGCAGAGGGCTTGGCGTAGTCCTGGCGACGGGCGTCGGTGATCAGCCAGTCCAGGGCTGCTTCTTGGAGATCGAAGTGGTCGCCATTGCGGTCTACGCAGTAACGACCAAAGACCAACTTCTCGACCAAACGAACGCCGGGTCCGATGCGGGAGTAGTCAAAGATGATCGAGTTATCGATCGTGGCGCCTTCGCAGATGTGGCAGCTCGGTCCGATCATCGCGGGGCCAATGATTGTGGCGCCGTCTTCGATCTTGGTCATGCCGCCGACGTAAATCGGTCCCTCGACATGGATCTTGTCCCAGTTGGCTGCCACGTTGAGGCCGGCATAGATGCCCGGACGGATTTCCTTGCCGGGGATTTGAACCTGGCGCACTTCGCCCTGCAGAACACTGCGGATGGCCTGCCAGTAGTCGGGGACTTTGCCGATATCGACCCACTCGAAGTCCATCGGCAGGGCGTAGAACGGTGCGCCGTTGGCTACCAGCTGGGGGAAGAGGTCAGAGCCGATGTCGAAGGGAACACCCTCGGGGACAAAATCGAGAACTTCCGGCTCGAAGATGTAGATGCCGGTGTTGATCATGTCGCTGGCGGCTTCTTCC encodes:
- the ndhI gene encoding NAD(P)H-quinone oxidoreductase subunit I codes for the protein MFGFLKKVGDYTRDAVGAANYLAQGLSVTFDHLQRRPITVQYPYEKLIPSERYRGRIHYEFDKCIACEVCVRVCPINLPVVDWVMNKATKKKELRNYSIDFGVCIFCGNCVEYCPTNCLSMTEEYELAAFDRHSLNYDNVALGRLPTSVTSDPAVLPLRELAYLPKGEMDPHGVDSNRPRAGKLPADVLKTLPKEENA
- the nuoH gene encoding NADH-quinone oxidoreductase subunit NuoH, encoding MSAGLDLEASFTDVLQGFGLSPGMAHLLWLPLPMLVVLVAAVVGVLVNVWLERKISAAVQQRIGPEYAGALGILQPLADGLKLLFKEDIIPARADGLLFTLGPVLVLVPVILSWLVVPFGQHLLISNVGVGIFLWISLSSIQPIGLLMAGYASNNKYSLLGGLRAAAQSISYEIPLALAVLAVVMMSNSLSTVDIVNQQTGAGILSWNIWRQPVGFVIFWICALAECERLPFDLPEAEEELVAGYQTEYAGMKFALFYLGSYINLVLSALLVAVLYLGGWGFPLPVEWVVNLTGQPIDAPLVQVITATTGIVMTVLKAYLLVFFAILLRWTVPRVRIDQLLDLGWKFLLPVALVNLLVTAGLKLAFPAFFGG
- a CDS encoding response regulator transcription factor, whose protein sequence is MTDRSSLGHSPMDLSERELEIIQLVAQGLTNQEIGENLMISKRTVDNHVSNVFTKTGAKNRVALLNWAMDHGKICRDGFNCCNLPGDED
- a CDS encoding methylenetetrahydrofolate reductase — encoded protein: MRLQQALEAGQFALTAEVMPPRGGEIKRTLEHAALLKDWVHAVNVTDGSRAVMRMSSLAVCRLLLDAGVEPVWQQACRDRNRIGLQADLLGAHALGIRNILCLTGDPVRAGDQPQARPVNELESVRLLKQVAAFNRGEDPVDGPLPDGPTDLFAGAAADPQSPSWSGLSSRIRRKQQAGARFVQTQMVMDEDCLKRFVDEITAPLGLPVLAGVFLLKSAKNAAFINRVVPGACIPQAIIDRLAAASNPADEGITIAAEQVRRYAQTCQGVHLMAVKAEERIPLVLERAGFSSRC
- a CDS encoding NADH-quinone oxidoreductase subunit J, producing MTIASSTQFICFVFLSAAVAIGALGVVLLPSIVYSAFLLGGVFLSVAGLYLLLNASFVAAAQVLVYVGAVNVLILFAIMLVNKKEDLAAIPGLAVRRFLSGAVCAGLFALLLRVAFTTPWALPGPTPIGEEATIRIGEHLFSDYLLPFELASVLLLMAMIGAIVLARRDVFSTDVVTGEPADQGLIEKSRTPLLLEKTN
- a CDS encoding NDP-sugar synthase; this translates as MKAMILAAGKGTRVRPITHTIPKPMIPILQKPVMEFLLELLREHGFTEIMVNVSHLAEEIENYFRDGQRFGVEIAYSFEGRIEDGELIGDAVGSAGGLKKIQTFQHFFDDTFVVLCGDALIDLDLSEAVKRHKAKGAMASLITKRVPRDQVSSYGVVVTDDDGRVRSFQEKPSVEEAASDMINTGIYIFEPEVLDFVPEGVPFDIGSDLFPQLVANGAPFYALPMDFEWVDIGKVPDYWQAIRSVLQGEVRQVQIPGKEIRPGIYAGLNVAANWDKIHVEGPIYVGGMTKIEDGATIIGPAMIGPSCHICEGATIDNSIIFDYSRIGPGVRLVEKLVFGRYCVDRNGDHFDLQEAALDWLITDARRQDYAKPSAQQKAMADLLGTDLAISSAS
- a CDS encoding CYTH domain-containing protein → MALEIERRFLVAGQQWRSVVSWQRDFAQGYLPNSSQAMTSRVRLAGVDEAWLTLKFPAGGIARQEFEYAIPAADASALLERCEAQLIKRRFGLDLPGGDWVLDVFAGENAPLVLAEVELERADQAVEIPDWCVREITGLGQFSNAALASHPWARWSEAERTPWLEHS
- a CDS encoding NAD(+) kinase, producing MRLETVWLIHRAASQAALRQARRCAQILRDQGVKVAVAMSGASANPFPGLLADEGSPPDLAVVLGGDGTVLGAARHLASLDVPILSFNVGGHFGFLTQERKLLGHGHEAEGSFDLWQRLRDDRFALERRMMLEARTDSSDTVHTALNDLYLRPGIDEVTPTCVLELEIDGEVVDQFRGDGLIMSTATGSTGYSMAAGGPILHPGVEAIVVNPICPMSLSSRPLVVPPRAQLAVWPLGPSNSRVRLWKDGAFAAVLEPGDRCDVRRSPHHALMVLLEQSPSYYRTLTHKLHWAGSLTAAEPSPN
- the nuoK gene encoding NADH-quinone oxidoreductase subunit NuoK, with protein sequence MSIELPTTVPLQGYLALAAILFCTGVWGLINSRNAVRVLMSIELMLNAVNINLMAFSSYLDGQLIRGQVFAIFVITVAAAEAAVGLAILLSLYRNRETVDMERFNLLRW